In Pseudomonas saudiphocaensis, one DNA window encodes the following:
- a CDS encoding putative bifunctional diguanylate cyclase/phosphodiesterase, translating into MKQRFLSSPRLPQISLLSLCTATLVFMWGLHAQQEATSRKEALEAKAAEHLNLASITAENLRQLVDRAQVIGRITQVEEGSLSLDGRSMVRMLAEDPVLKRMSLHDASGLLLSSSHADELQQLPEQWLLEFQEHRALYGSKPYLPRLLVEEASSPSWRLPFLLPLNNPATGALERILQVQLDIGYLAILFQNTDLGGSGLVRLLDSGDHERLHISDRGVMVMGTRLSHGLPHGEQTSGKTTHYGAGQAYQSLYSRVRERGFSVVVSQRYEEILRSQRLTYVRQFWMNLGMSVLILGCMFWVLRVLRRRQEAFLALEQAHRVNQELIDKLEDEHRRSSHAAATDHLSGLHNRRQFMENATAALVRQRNLRRLMAILFIDMDRFKSINDSLGHKVGDLLLQAVAGRISRALEPEDQAARFGGDEFVVLLAGDRTEEQIDSWVRALVAKLSTVYSLDEHEVHTSPSIGVSICPRDGQEIDDLIRYADAAMYSAKQSGRGQYRFFDPSLNLSDVEEFALEQSLGAALNEHQFVLHYQPQIRLETMQVVGYEALVRWQHPQFGLLYPDRFIALAERCGFIVELGWEVLYLALDELQRWQAQGCSARMAVNISALQLRQADFSERLLSEMGQRDLEFHCLELEITETFAVDAEGLAIEHLQRLRSAGMYISLDDFGQGYAGFAHLHALPLSQLKIDRALIAPLSNSYDDNPIVTSTIILAKRLGLEVIAEGVETREQLVYLKLSGCDIAQGYHFSRPLPAEQLGPYSPYTGAVEKACVS; encoded by the coding sequence GTGAAGCAGCGGTTTTTGTCCTCACCCAGGCTTCCCCAGATCTCGCTGCTATCGCTCTGCACCGCGACGCTGGTCTTTATGTGGGGACTGCATGCGCAGCAGGAAGCGACATCACGCAAGGAGGCCCTGGAGGCAAAGGCGGCCGAGCATCTCAATCTGGCAAGTATCACTGCGGAAAACCTCCGGCAACTGGTTGATCGTGCCCAGGTGATTGGGCGGATCACGCAGGTCGAGGAGGGCAGCCTGAGCCTCGATGGCCGCAGCATGGTACGGATGCTGGCCGAAGATCCGGTTCTAAAACGCATGAGCCTGCACGACGCGAGCGGTTTGCTGCTGTCGTCCAGCCACGCGGATGAACTCCAGCAATTGCCCGAGCAGTGGCTGCTGGAGTTTCAGGAGCACCGGGCGCTTTATGGGTCCAAACCCTACTTGCCACGGTTGTTGGTAGAGGAGGCATCGTCACCCAGCTGGCGTCTGCCTTTTCTCCTGCCGCTGAACAACCCGGCTACCGGAGCCTTGGAGCGCATTCTTCAGGTCCAGCTGGATATCGGCTATCTGGCAATTCTGTTTCAGAACACCGATCTGGGCGGCAGCGGCCTGGTGCGCTTGCTGGACAGCGGCGATCATGAGCGCCTGCACATCAGCGACCGTGGCGTGATGGTGATGGGCACGCGCCTGAGCCATGGTTTGCCGCACGGTGAGCAGACCAGCGGGAAAACCACGCACTACGGCGCCGGTCAGGCATACCAGAGCCTCTATAGCCGCGTCCGTGAACGCGGTTTCAGTGTGGTAGTCAGTCAGCGCTACGAGGAAATCCTCAGATCCCAGCGGCTTACCTATGTCCGGCAGTTCTGGATGAACCTGGGCATGTCCGTGCTTATCCTTGGTTGCATGTTCTGGGTGCTGCGTGTGCTGCGCCGGCGACAGGAGGCCTTTCTCGCGCTGGAGCAGGCGCACCGCGTCAATCAGGAGCTGATCGACAAGCTGGAGGACGAGCATCGTCGTAGTAGCCATGCCGCCGCGACGGATCATTTGAGCGGCCTGCATAACCGCCGCCAGTTCATGGAAAACGCCACGGCAGCCCTGGTGCGGCAGCGCAACTTGCGGCGCTTGATGGCCATCCTGTTTATCGACATGGACCGCTTCAAGTCGATCAACGACTCCCTCGGGCACAAGGTCGGCGACTTGCTGCTACAGGCGGTGGCCGGGCGCATCAGCCGGGCGCTGGAGCCAGAGGACCAGGCGGCACGCTTCGGCGGTGATGAATTCGTGGTGCTGCTGGCCGGGGACCGCACGGAGGAGCAGATCGACAGCTGGGTGCGCGCGTTGGTCGCGAAGCTCTCGACGGTGTATTCACTCGACGAGCATGAGGTCCATACCAGTCCGAGCATCGGCGTCAGCATCTGCCCGCGGGACGGGCAGGAAATTGACGATCTGATCCGTTATGCCGATGCCGCGATGTACTCGGCCAAGCAGTCGGGGCGTGGTCAGTACCGGTTCTTCGACCCTTCGCTGAACCTGTCGGACGTCGAGGAGTTCGCGCTGGAGCAGTCGCTGGGGGCGGCCTTGAACGAGCACCAGTTCGTGCTGCACTACCAGCCGCAGATTCGCCTGGAGACGATGCAGGTCGTCGGCTATGAGGCGCTGGTGCGCTGGCAGCATCCGCAGTTCGGCTTGCTCTACCCGGATCGTTTCATAGCCCTGGCTGAGCGCTGCGGCTTTATCGTCGAACTCGGCTGGGAAGTGCTGTATCTCGCCCTTGATGAACTGCAGCGCTGGCAGGCGCAAGGCTGCTCGGCGCGGATGGCGGTTAACATCTCGGCTTTGCAATTGCGTCAGGCCGATTTCAGCGAGCGCCTGTTGAGCGAGATGGGGCAGCGTGATCTCGAGTTTCACTGCCTGGAACTGGAAATCACCGAAACCTTTGCGGTGGATGCCGAGGGCCTGGCCATTGAGCATCTGCAGCGTTTGCGCAGCGCCGGCATGTACATCAGCCTCGATGATTTCGGCCAGGGCTATGCGGGATTTGCCCATCTGCACGCGCTGCCGCTCAGCCAATTGAAGATCGATCGGGCACTGATCGCGCCACTGTCCAACAGCTACGACGACAACCCCATCGTCACCTCCACCATCATTCTGGCCAAGCGCCTGGGTCTGGAAGTGATCGCCGAAGGTGTGGAAACGCGCGAGCAGCTGGTCTATCTCAAGCTGTCCGGCTGTGACATCGCTCAGGGCTATCACTTCAGCCGGCCGCTGCCCGCAGAACAGCTTGGCCCATATTCCCCATATACCGGCGCGGTGGAAAAAGCATGCGTTTCATAA
- a CDS encoding phosphate/phosphite/phosphonate ABC transporter substrate-binding protein, with the protein MRFISAAAGLICTLLLPLAAMAECTQPSLRLAVIPKKSMQVTMREYRPLLNLLSDELKMPVDMVAVSSYESVIDAIVSGGVDIAWLGPASYIQAYLREPGIEPFASLTLSEGHFTPAGHHYRALLMVRRDGASDLDELRGASVALSDPASTSGSLVPKTEFSAQTNLPLERFFSAVSYSGSHDNSLDALLEGRVDAAFVASVRADAYLSDGRMERDTLRLLWQSAPIYYDPYVFSARICPELKERVRQVMLSHPQSLADFLNMQHASGVAPVGHAEYLPLLKLINK; encoded by the coding sequence ATGCGTTTCATAAGCGCCGCGGCAGGCCTGATCTGCACGCTGCTACTGCCGCTGGCGGCAATGGCGGAATGCACCCAGCCCAGCTTGCGCCTGGCGGTGATCCCGAAAAAAAGCATGCAAGTGACGATGCGTGAATATCGGCCACTCCTGAATCTACTGAGCGACGAACTCAAGATGCCAGTGGATATGGTTGCGGTTTCATCCTACGAGAGCGTGATCGATGCGATCGTTTCCGGCGGGGTGGATATCGCCTGGCTGGGACCGGCCTCCTATATACAGGCCTATCTGCGAGAGCCCGGCATCGAGCCCTTCGCGAGCCTCACCCTCAGCGAAGGGCACTTCACCCCGGCTGGCCACCATTACCGTGCGCTGTTGATGGTGCGCCGTGACGGCGCCAGCGATCTGGATGAATTGCGCGGCGCAAGCGTTGCCTTGAGCGACCCGGCCAGCACCTCAGGCAGCCTGGTGCCAAAAACCGAATTCTCGGCTCAGACGAATTTGCCGCTGGAAAGATTCTTCAGTGCCGTAAGCTACAGCGGCTCCCACGACAACTCTCTGGATGCCCTGTTGGAAGGCAGGGTGGATGCAGCCTTTGTTGCCAGTGTGCGGGCCGATGCCTACCTAAGTGACGGCCGTATGGAGCGCGATACGCTCCGATTGCTGTGGCAGTCTGCCCCCATCTATTACGACCCCTACGTCTTTAGCGCCCGCATCTGCCCGGAACTGAAGGAACGGGTGCGCCAGGTCATGCTCAGTCATCCGCAGAGCCTTGCCGACTTCCTCAACATGCAGCACGCCTCCGGCGTTGCTCCGGTTGGCCATGCTGAATATCTGCCGTTATTAAAGCTGATCAATAAGTGA
- a CDS encoding lysozyme inhibitor LprI family protein has translation MQSIKSWLLASAITLFSLGAGATENSYSEAYGECMDASNGLTLNMLDCIDSELKRQDARLNQSYKAAMQGLTTEQQRQLRDAQRLWIKFRDTDCALLSDLTGGTIDSLNSASCLLDRTGRRADDLAWLAAPGL, from the coding sequence ATGCAATCAATCAAAAGCTGGCTTCTGGCATCCGCCATTACGTTGTTCAGCCTGGGCGCAGGCGCGACGGAGAACAGCTACAGCGAAGCCTATGGCGAGTGTATGGATGCCTCCAATGGTCTGACGCTGAATATGCTCGACTGCATCGACAGTGAGCTAAAAAGGCAGGACGCGCGCCTAAATCAGAGCTACAAGGCGGCCATGCAGGGACTGACGACGGAGCAGCAAAGGCAGCTGCGTGATGCACAGCGTTTATGGATCAAGTTCAGGGATACCGATTGCGCTCTGCTCAGCGACCTCACGGGCGGCACCATTGATAGTCTCAACAGTGCCTCGTGCCTGCTGGACAGGACCGGCAGGCGTGCCGACGACCTCGCCTGGCTGGCCGCGCCAGGCTTGTAA
- a CDS encoding AAA family ATPase — translation MSRLKINRLKIISKTNEGNFGVDIPFTHGLNIIRADNTLGKSTCVQSIVYALGLEGTLGPSRKNPLKSALTSKLKKIDGRYALVTESRVSLEISNSTGETITISRSGIEDKSRVISVYPKKIDSIDFSSDTSFTDYFVRDPGAAVRERGFHNFLENFLGIEDPQVVKYDGSTCPLYLESIFSVNYVEQTRGWGGILNILPTYLGIKDLANRVLEYNLDLDIQENNKKRQQLLVKRNDLESTWTVTIEKLISTARQIYAFVEPTVSDDIGKQGAINNSTDLYVLDSESRKTNLSGYLEKLKTELATSKSTFTSTSENESKALAQELELNLLMKKLSEEESAISIILSDIDVSEDYVRSIDKRIQAVKEGLRKYRDIKKIHDYGSTEEFKFLNGRCPTCNQPIEDSLLPHMHNQSALGIDDNIKYLEKQLSVFDSLRAGEESKALTKRTLILQAQDKVNLTRAEIRSLKESLLDVKGAPSRAQLRKEILLEEKIEAIERTLTLEIEIKEKLSAVKLEWSRVVGAISKLPWDGFSRNDYIKLAKLTEQFKKNLSDFEYKSTPIEDFEISKRTYKPSIDDVDLGSEASASDNIRVIWAYLYSLLTLDNYLEGLNTNHLGLLILDEPRQQETKEVNFKTFIERASETRSMERQVIIATSEKHADLTRMIEGLPVNVINFETPLISKMA, via the coding sequence GTGAGCAGGCTTAAGATAAACAGACTAAAAATAATATCCAAGACAAACGAAGGAAACTTTGGAGTAGACATACCCTTTACTCATGGACTGAATATTATTCGAGCTGACAACACACTAGGCAAGTCAACCTGCGTGCAAAGTATTGTATACGCATTAGGCCTAGAGGGAACCTTAGGGCCCAGCAGGAAAAACCCATTAAAGTCTGCACTAACCAGCAAACTTAAAAAAATCGATGGCAGGTATGCGCTCGTCACAGAGTCCAGAGTCAGCCTAGAGATATCCAACAGCACAGGCGAGACAATCACAATATCAAGAAGCGGCATAGAAGACAAAAGCCGAGTAATATCAGTTTATCCCAAAAAAATTGATAGTATCGATTTTTCTTCCGACACCTCCTTTACAGACTACTTTGTTCGAGATCCTGGCGCAGCGGTTAGAGAACGAGGCTTCCATAATTTCTTAGAGAACTTTCTTGGAATAGAAGACCCACAAGTTGTCAAATATGATGGAAGTACTTGCCCCCTCTACTTAGAGTCAATTTTTTCAGTAAATTATGTTGAACAAACTAGAGGCTGGGGCGGAATTCTGAACATACTCCCTACTTACCTCGGAATCAAAGATCTCGCCAACAGAGTTCTTGAATACAACCTAGATCTAGACATCCAAGAGAACAACAAAAAGAGACAACAGTTGCTTGTCAAAAGAAATGATCTTGAGTCTACCTGGACTGTAACAATTGAAAAACTTATTTCAACCGCACGACAGATTTACGCATTTGTTGAGCCTACCGTCAGCGATGACATCGGCAAGCAAGGAGCCATAAACAACTCAACTGATCTTTACGTCTTAGACAGTGAGTCCCGCAAAACAAATCTGTCCGGCTACTTAGAAAAACTTAAGACCGAACTAGCAACATCAAAATCAACTTTCACCTCCACTTCTGAAAATGAGTCAAAAGCCCTCGCCCAAGAGCTAGAACTCAACCTCTTAATGAAAAAACTTTCAGAAGAGGAGTCGGCTATTTCAATTATTTTGTCGGATATAGACGTCAGCGAAGACTACGTCAGATCTATTGACAAGCGAATCCAAGCAGTAAAGGAAGGATTACGCAAATATCGAGACATAAAAAAAATTCATGATTACGGCTCCACTGAAGAATTTAAATTCTTAAATGGTCGCTGCCCAACCTGCAATCAGCCAATAGAAGATTCGTTGCTCCCCCACATGCACAACCAGTCTGCGCTAGGGATTGACGACAATATCAAGTATCTAGAGAAACAGCTTTCAGTTTTTGACTCCCTAAGAGCAGGAGAAGAAAGCAAGGCGCTAACCAAAAGGACACTGATCCTTCAGGCCCAAGACAAAGTAAATCTGACAAGAGCTGAAATTCGCTCACTAAAAGAAAGTCTTCTTGACGTTAAAGGAGCCCCATCTAGAGCTCAACTTAGGAAAGAAATTCTGCTTGAGGAAAAAATCGAAGCGATCGAAAGAACTCTTACACTTGAGATCGAAATTAAAGAGAAACTATCAGCCGTAAAATTAGAGTGGTCTAGAGTAGTAGGCGCAATTTCAAAGCTCCCGTGGGATGGCTTTAGCCGCAACGACTACATTAAGCTCGCAAAGCTAACTGAACAGTTTAAGAAAAACTTGAGTGACTTTGAATACAAAAGCACTCCCATTGAAGATTTTGAAATTTCAAAACGCACATACAAGCCCTCAATTGACGATGTTGACTTAGGCTCCGAGGCCTCTGCCAGTGACAACATAAGGGTTATCTGGGCCTACCTATATTCCCTTCTAACTTTAGACAACTATCTGGAAGGACTAAATACCAATCACCTCGGCTTGCTTATTCTAGATGAACCACGCCAACAAGAAACTAAAGAAGTCAACTTCAAGACATTCATTGAAAGAGCATCTGAAACTCGCAGCATGGAGCGACAAGTCATAATAGCCACCAGCGAGAAGCACGCAGACTTAACAAGAATGATTGAGGGACTTCCTGTAAACGTAATCAATTTTGAAACACCCTTGATTTCTAAGATGGCCTAG
- a CDS encoding nuclease-related domain-containing protein, with protein MDFSPIIAQVWGMLVWFTPAVFLITLLKSPWAKGHIGELLVRLFAHWQLDKQTYRRLHNVTLNTPDGTTQIDHVFLSPYGIFVLETKNMSGWIFGSEKQAQWTQKLYKRTFKFQNPLRQNYKHLKALEATLGVNPEHLHSVITFVGGSTFKTEVPANVTQGIGFIRYIKSFRQPVLSEAEVDAMLHALQTGRRAPTLATHREHVQNLKRRSDPTAERQCPKCGSALLIRTVKSGANAGQQFWGCSAFPKCRTMQNL; from the coding sequence ATGGACTTCTCCCCCATCATCGCGCAGGTCTGGGGAATGCTGGTCTGGTTTACACCAGCAGTGTTTCTGATCACCCTTCTCAAGTCGCCTTGGGCCAAGGGTCATATCGGCGAACTCCTGGTGCGGCTGTTTGCCCATTGGCAGCTGGATAAGCAAACCTACCGTCGCCTGCACAACGTCACGCTGAACACGCCAGACGGCACCACGCAGATCGACCACGTATTCCTATCGCCTTACGGCATCTTCGTGCTGGAAACGAAGAACATGAGCGGCTGGATCTTCGGCAGCGAGAAGCAAGCGCAGTGGACGCAGAAGCTCTACAAGCGCACCTTCAAATTCCAGAACCCACTACGGCAGAACTACAAGCACCTCAAAGCCCTGGAAGCCACCCTTGGCGTAAACCCGGAGCACCTGCACTCGGTGATCACCTTTGTCGGCGGCAGCACCTTCAAAACCGAGGTGCCGGCTAACGTGACTCAAGGCATCGGCTTTATCCGCTATATCAAATCATTCCGGCAGCCTGTACTCAGCGAGGCTGAAGTCGACGCCATGCTGCACGCCCTGCAAACCGGTCGCCGCGCGCCGACCCTCGCCACCCACCGCGAGCATGTGCAAAACCTCAAACGCCGAAGCGACCCGACAGCTGAGCGACAGTGCCCGAAATGTGGCAGTGCGCTGCTAATCCGTACGGTGAAATCAGGGGCAAACGCGGGGCAGCAGTTTTGGGGATGCTCGGCGTTTCCTAAGTGCCGAACGATGCAGAATTTATAG
- a CDS encoding restriction endonuclease subunit S, which yields MSMEAPANWLPASFDDVFAQISTSGKKVKTADVLVKGKFPVVDQGRKFITGYLDDAHLVVADDKPLIIFGDHTREVKWINFSFIPGADGVQVLKPHPEMDGRFLYFFLRNLPIESKGYARHFKIVKDATYLVPPLAEQTRIAAKLDELLAQVDTLKARIDGIPALLKRFRQSVLAAAVSGRLTEEWRAQHPGEIDQEELIQARRLTLGSKESSCTAPGGICDGPAEIPGGWIGCEFDLLCEIKHGYAFESEFFSDSGPIVLTPGNFTESGLLDFKKKRVVRLEGEFEQKWVLNNGDILVVMTDLSPKKLILGKAVCLTSNDVVLHNQRIGKVVPFSKQVSKDFLRLALLAPKTKQIVDETATGTVVQHTSPKKILAIPTLLPPLAEQTEIVRRVEQLFSFADQLENKVNSAKIRIDHLTQSILAKAFRGELVPQDPNDEHASLLLERIKAQRAAAPKAKRGRKASA from the coding sequence ATGAGCATGGAGGCTCCCGCCAACTGGCTGCCTGCGAGTTTCGATGATGTATTCGCGCAAATCTCGACTTCTGGAAAGAAGGTAAAGACCGCAGATGTTTTAGTCAAAGGCAAGTTCCCCGTAGTTGATCAAGGGCGAAAATTCATTACTGGCTATCTGGATGATGCTCACTTAGTGGTTGCTGACGATAAGCCGCTGATAATTTTTGGCGATCACACTCGCGAGGTTAAATGGATAAATTTCTCATTTATCCCAGGTGCCGACGGCGTACAAGTCCTCAAGCCGCACCCAGAAATGGATGGACGTTTCCTATATTTCTTTCTGCGCAACCTTCCGATTGAAAGCAAGGGGTACGCAAGGCATTTCAAGATCGTCAAGGATGCAACGTATCTGGTTCCTCCACTCGCCGAACAAACCCGCATCGCCGCCAAGCTCGACGAACTGCTGGCCCAGGTCGACACCCTCAAAGCCCGCATCGACGGCATCCCCGCGCTGCTCAAACGCTTCCGCCAATCCGTCCTCGCCGCCGCCGTTTCCGGGCGGTTGACGGAGGAGTGGCGGGCGCAGCATCCGGGGGAGATCGATCAAGAAGAGCTCATACAGGCTCGTCGTCTTACGCTTGGCAGTAAAGAATCAAGCTGTACTGCCCCAGGAGGTATTTGTGATGGACCTGCAGAAATCCCTGGCGGGTGGATTGGATGTGAATTTGATCTGCTATGTGAAATTAAGCATGGCTACGCCTTTGAATCAGAGTTTTTTTCTGACTCTGGCCCGATAGTTCTGACTCCGGGAAATTTTACTGAGAGCGGCCTGCTTGATTTCAAGAAGAAAAGAGTTGTCAGGCTAGAGGGGGAGTTTGAACAAAAGTGGGTTTTGAATAATGGCGACATCCTCGTCGTAATGACTGACCTATCCCCCAAGAAGCTGATCCTTGGAAAAGCCGTATGCCTTACTAGCAATGACGTCGTTCTGCACAATCAACGTATTGGGAAAGTTGTGCCTTTTTCCAAGCAAGTATCTAAGGATTTTCTGCGGCTAGCATTGCTTGCCCCCAAAACGAAGCAGATAGTCGATGAAACTGCTACCGGGACTGTTGTGCAGCACACGTCTCCCAAGAAGATATTGGCAATACCAACGCTACTGCCCCCCCTAGCAGAGCAAACCGAAATCGTCCGCCGCGTCGAGCAACTCTTCTCCTTCGCTGACCAGCTTGAAAACAAAGTCAACTCGGCCAAAATCCGCATCGACCATCTGACCCAAAGTATTTTGGCTAAAGCCTTTAGAGGCGAGTTGGTGCCTCAAGACCCGAACGACGAACACGCCAGCCTGCTGCTGGAGCGCATCAAAGCCCAACGCGCCGCGGCGCCCAAGGCCAAGCGCGGCAGAAAGGCATCGGCGTGA
- a CDS encoding N-6 DNA methylase: MTNSDIVQKLWNLCDILKDDGINYSDYVTELVLLLFSKMEYEQVQNNASFAHKLPEGARWSDLAGKSGLTLLNHYRQMLLDLGKSSDPLIAAIYADAQTSIREPRHLEQLIKSLDSIDWFSAQKDGLGDLYEGLLEKNATETKSGAGQYFTPRPLIDSIINCLKPQPGETIQDPAAGTAGFLIAADAYIKRHTDDHYDLDAKAQAFQRNRAFVGIELVPGTRRLALMNTLLHGMEGDEEGVVHLGNALGQSGANLPKVDVILSNPPFGTAKGGGGPTRDDLTYKTSNKQLAFLQHIYRGLKPGGRAAVVLPDNVLFEAGVGTEVRRDLMEKCNLHTILRLPTGIFYAQGVKTNVLFFQKGTQANPRQEQGCTQRVWVYDLRSNMPSFGKRTPFGAQHLKPFEDAYGDDPNGHSPRAENVEGIGELSRFRVFTREQIRERGDSLDISWLKDADSLDAADLPAPEVLAGEAMAELTEALHELEELMKALGAGDEVAAQKQLLAEVMGLAVSEEEV, translated from the coding sequence ATGACCAACTCCGACATCGTCCAGAAGCTCTGGAACCTCTGCGACATCCTCAAGGATGACGGCATCAACTACAGCGACTACGTCACCGAGCTGGTCTTGCTGCTCTTCAGCAAAATGGAATACGAGCAGGTGCAGAACAACGCCAGCTTCGCCCACAAGCTGCCCGAAGGTGCGCGCTGGTCAGACCTGGCGGGTAAATCCGGCCTGACCCTGCTCAACCACTACCGGCAAATGCTGCTGGATCTGGGCAAAAGCAGCGACCCCTTGATTGCCGCCATCTATGCCGATGCGCAAACCAGCATCCGCGAGCCACGTCACCTCGAACAGCTGATCAAAAGCCTCGACTCCATCGACTGGTTCAGCGCGCAAAAAGATGGCCTGGGCGACCTCTACGAAGGCCTGCTGGAAAAGAACGCCACTGAAACCAAATCCGGTGCCGGTCAGTACTTCACCCCGCGTCCGTTGATCGACAGCATCATCAACTGCCTCAAGCCGCAGCCCGGTGAGACAATCCAAGACCCGGCCGCCGGCACCGCAGGCTTCCTGATTGCCGCCGACGCCTATATCAAGCGCCACACCGACGACCACTACGACCTCGACGCCAAGGCCCAGGCCTTCCAGCGCAACCGCGCCTTTGTCGGCATCGAACTGGTGCCCGGCACCCGCCGCCTGGCCCTGATGAACACCCTGCTGCACGGCATGGAAGGCGATGAGGAAGGCGTGGTGCACCTGGGCAACGCCCTTGGCCAAAGCGGCGCCAATCTGCCCAAGGTGGACGTGATCCTCTCCAACCCACCCTTCGGCACTGCCAAAGGTGGCGGTGGCCCGACTCGCGACGACCTCACCTACAAAACCAGCAACAAGCAGCTGGCCTTCCTCCAGCATATCTACCGTGGCCTCAAACCCGGTGGCCGCGCTGCCGTGGTGCTGCCGGACAACGTGCTGTTCGAGGCCGGCGTCGGCACCGAAGTGCGCCGCGACCTGATGGAAAAATGCAACCTGCACACGATCCTGCGCCTGCCCACCGGCATCTTCTACGCCCAGGGCGTAAAGACCAACGTGCTGTTCTTCCAGAAAGGCACGCAGGCCAACCCGCGTCAGGAACAGGGCTGCACCCAGCGCGTATGGGTCTATGACCTGCGCAGCAACATGCCCAGCTTCGGCAAACGCACGCCCTTTGGCGCGCAGCACCTAAAACCCTTCGAGGACGCCTACGGTGACGACCCCAACGGCCACAGCCCGCGCGCCGAAAACGTCGAAGGGATTGGCGAGCTGAGCCGCTTCCGCGTTTTCACCCGCGAGCAGATCCGCGAACGCGGCGACTCGCTGGACATCAGCTGGCTCAAGGATGCCGACAGCCTGGATGCGGCCGACCTGCCCGCCCCGGAAGTGCTGGCCGGCGAGGCCATGGCCGAACTGACCGAGGCCCTGCATGAGCTGGAAGAATTGATGAAGGCGCTGGGTGCTGGCGATGAAGTGGCGGCGCAGAAGCAGCTGCTCGCTGAAGTGATGGGGCTCGCCGTCAGCGAGGAGGAGGTATGA
- a CDS encoding Abi family protein: MKPFSKPAIDIPAQLALLKQRGLTIQDEAKAHCFLEAVSFFRLTPYMRPFQLSEDADHGFKPGTRLQALTRLYDFDRRLRLLVMDAIERIEVAARAVISNHMGPQYGSHWYLEPKFFQRSYRHQALLDSIRSKQDKAFQDHLRECQRIDASQASEARKEQLKSMRAKESYARHYALTYNSPELMPAWAAMEEITLGDLSHLFKGLARDADKKAIAKRLKLPAPLLQSWLHTLTTIRNICAHHARLWNRELGIRPELPRTVNFPWPQHLQQPGQHARLFTVLCILNLLMRQVSPHTSWDRRLHDLLAEFPETNLRAMGFPPDWQNDPFWQTPG, translated from the coding sequence ATGAAGCCCTTCAGCAAGCCAGCCATTGATATTCCTGCGCAGCTGGCCCTGCTCAAACAGCGTGGGCTTACCATCCAAGACGAAGCCAAGGCGCACTGCTTTCTGGAAGCGGTCAGCTTCTTCCGCCTCACGCCCTACATGCGCCCCTTCCAGCTCTCGGAAGATGCTGACCACGGTTTCAAGCCCGGCACGCGCCTGCAGGCACTCACCCGTCTGTATGACTTCGACCGTCGCCTACGCCTGCTGGTCATGGATGCCATCGAGCGCATAGAAGTCGCGGCCAGGGCCGTTATTAGCAACCACATGGGGCCGCAATATGGCTCGCACTGGTATCTGGAGCCAAAGTTCTTCCAGCGCAGCTACCGGCACCAGGCGCTCCTCGATAGCATCCGCAGCAAGCAGGACAAGGCATTCCAGGATCATCTGCGCGAATGCCAGCGCATCGACGCCTCCCAAGCGTCTGAGGCCCGCAAAGAGCAGCTCAAGAGCATGCGCGCTAAGGAAAGCTACGCACGTCATTACGCCCTGACATACAACAGCCCCGAGCTAATGCCCGCCTGGGCGGCCATGGAAGAAATCACCCTGGGCGATCTCTCGCACCTGTTCAAAGGCCTGGCCCGCGATGCCGACAAAAAGGCCATCGCCAAACGCCTGAAACTGCCCGCCCCGCTGCTGCAATCCTGGCTGCACACCCTGACCACCATCCGCAATATTTGCGCGCATCACGCACGCCTATGGAACCGCGAGCTGGGCATTCGTCCCGAACTACCCAGGACGGTCAATTTCCCCTGGCCGCAACACCTGCAACAACCCGGACAACATGCCCGCCTATTCACCGTGCTGTGCATCCTCAACCTGCTGATGCGCCAGGTTAGCCCGCATACCAGTTGGGACAGGCGTCTGCACGACTTACTGGCAGAGTTTCCAGAGACCAACCTACGGGCCATGGGCTTTCCGCCCGACTGGCAGAACGATCCTTTCTGGCAAACACCCGGCTAA